The nucleotide sequence TACCCCCACAAAATAAGCAGGTTTCCTCACGCTGAACTTCGCCGCTACAGTCTCGAATCTCAATGTATCCTTTTCCCTCACAATGCGGACAAGTTTGGTTCATAATTCTGCTTAAACTCCTAAATCTTGCATTGCTAGGCGTATTTGTTCTAATCTTCTGCGGTTAACTCCTAAATCAGATTCTCCTAAGCGTGACGCTGAACGGACATGAATCACTTTTTCATCCGGGGGAAAGTAAAATTCTGCATCATCGATAAATCCCATCAGACGACTTTCAGATTCTACCCGAATGTAATCATCGGTTTCTTCAATGATGGTGGTACGAGGGACTACCCCGAGAACTTTAATTAGAGTTTGTTTAGCGGCATCTCGGTCCGTTTGGTAGGTAATGGGTGCTATGGTATGGGTTGAATCAGCATCTTGAGAAACCACACAGTTAGGAGTAGACGGACAAGCCGCTAATTTACCCTCATGTATTCCGATATTGTCAGGGGCAGTTCCTTTAAACAGTTGATTGATTAAAGGTAATGCGGCTAGGGGAGTAGAGGGGTATTCCAACGCCCAAACCGAGGCGGGAGTTACAGCGTTTGACAGGGTGATAAATGCGGCTAAAATTAGTGCAATTAGATAGCGGCTCATGTTTGGATTATTAAGCTTAAGTTGATCTACATTATTAAACCATTTTGACCTAATAATTAAATTTTCTAAAAATGTAATAGCCAATACTTAAACCGCTATTTCTCCCCAAAGACTTAAGCAAAAGTGCTTAAAATATACTCAAATTGTCACAAAAACATTGCCAACCTGAAACTTGTCTAAAGTTTTTAACCAAATCAAGAATTCTTGCCTACCATAGATCAGTAAAAGCGACCAAAAAACCTTGATAGCCTCGTTGTCATTAAGGTCACTACATTCGCCACATCTTGGGAGATAGAGAGTATGCTCAGTGCAAAACCCATTGTTAAGCAAGAAATGAGTCTAGATAGGGATTGTACCACCCTGTCCCGTCACGTCTTACAACAATTACAAAGCTTTTCACCCGATGCACAAGACCTCAGTGCCATCATGAATCGCATTGCCCTAGCCGGAAAACTCATTTCCCGCCGCCTTTCTCGCGCTGGTTTAATGGCCGATGTCC is from Gloeothece verrucosa PCC 7822 and encodes:
- a CDS encoding DUF1499 domain-containing protein, producing the protein MAITFLENLIIRSKWFNNVDQLKLNNPNMSRYLIALILAAFITLSNAVTPASVWALEYPSTPLAALPLINQLFKGTAPDNIGIHEGKLAACPSTPNCVVSQDADSTHTIAPITYQTDRDAAKQTLIKVLGVVPRTTIIEETDDYIRVESESRLMGFIDDAEFYFPPDEKVIHVRSASRLGESDLGVNRRRLEQIRLAMQDLGV